Within Actinosynnema pretiosum, the genomic segment TGACCTGCGGTAACGCATGGTTACCGGCCAGTTGAGACGGGTCGTGGGCAGAACGGGTGGACCTGCGGCCCACGTCTCCCCCGATCGCGTGGTGTTGGCCGGAACCACGTCCCGATCGGCCTTCCCGGACGTCTCCTCACATGAGACCGGACCAAGACGGGAAGGCTAGACACCATGAGCGCCGAGAGCATCACCACGACGACGACGTTCCACCTGCTGGTTCCAGGGGCCGCCCCCGCGCCGGTCGAGGCGGAGCTGCACTACGAGCCCGAGGACCCGTACGCGGTGGCCGTCCTGTTCCACACCGGTCAGGGCAAGGTGGAGTGGATCTTCGCCCGCGACCTGCTGGCCGACGGCCTGCTCACCCCGTCCGGCGAGGGCGACATCCTCGTCCGCCCGGCGAGCGACGACCCCGAGCGCGTCCTGCTGGAGCTGAACGCGCCGACCGGGTTCGCCATCCTGTCCGCCATCGCGGAGCACATCGCCGAGTTCCTGGACCTGACCTACGACGTGGTCCAGCCCGGCGAGGAGGACCTGTGGATCGACTTCGACCGGGAGCTCGCCAAGCTGGTCTCGACCAACTGACCGCTCCCCTCAACCCCCAGGACGCCCGCGGGGCCCGACTGCTAGACCAACCTCCGGTCGGAGGCCCAGCGGGAGAGTTCGTACCGGTTCGAGAGCTGCGTCTTCCGCAAGACGCTCGACACGTGGGTTTCCACCGTCTTCACGGAGATGAACAGCTCTGAAGCGATTTCCTTGTACGCGTACCCCCGCGCGAGCAGGCGGAGCACGTCGCGCTCGCGGGGCGTCAGCAGGTCCAGCTCGGGATCGCTGATGGGGGCCGCGCCGGGTCGGTCCGCGAAGGCGTCCAGCACGAACCCGGCCAGCCGGGGCGAGAACACCGCGTCTCCCTCGGCCACCCGCACGACGGCGCGCACCAGCTCCTGGCTGGAGATCGTCTTGGTCACGTACCCGCGCGCGCCCGCGCGGATGACCGCGATCACGTCCTCGGCCGCGTCGGACACCGACAGGGCGAGGAACACCACCTCGGGCAGCGCCTTGCGGACCTGGCGCAGCACCTCCGCGCCGCCGCCGTCGGGCATGTGCACGTCGAGCAGGACCACGTCGGGCCGGTGCCTGCCGATGCCCGCGACGGCCTCGCCGACCGAGCCCGCCTCCCCGACCACCTCGACGTCGTCGGTGATCGAGTCCAGCTCGGCGCGAACGCCCGCCCTGAACAGCGCGTGGTCGTCGACCAGGAACACCCGTACCGTCACGTGCGGGCCTCCGTTCTCCTCGGCATCAGCAGCTGCACCTCGGTACCCTCACCCGGCGCCGTGCGCAGGCGGGTCTCACCGCCGTGCCGCTCCATCCTCCCCCGGATCGAGTCCGCGAGGCCATGCCGGTCCTCGGGAACACCGCCGGGGTCGAACCCCTTGCCCCGGTCGCGCACGAACACCGCGACCTGCTCCGGCTCGACCTCGCAGTACACGCTCACCTCGGCCACCCCGGCGTGCTTGCCCGCGTTGACCACGGCCTCGCGCGCGGCGGCCACCAGCGCCAGCAGGTTGGGGTCCAGCTCGCAGTCGCCGACGACGACCTGCTGCACGTTCAGCGCGAAGGCGTCCTCCACCTCGCCGCAGGCCTGCGCGATGGCCGCCGCCAGCGTCCCCGGCTGCCCGTTCTCCCCCGCCTTGCCGTACAGCCACTCGCGCAGCTGCCGCTCCTGGCCCCTGGCGAGCCTGCGGACCTCGCGGGGCTGCTCGGCCTGCTTCTGGATCAGCGCGAGCGTCTGGAGCACCGAGTCGTGCAGGTGGGCGGCGATCTCGGCGCGCTCCTCGGTGCGGATGCGGACCCGGCGCTCCTCGCCCAGGTCGTTGATCAGCTTGAGCCACAGCGGGACGGTGAGGACGCCCACGCCGCACAGCGTGGCGACCACGGCCAGCAGGGCGAACCGGAGCTGGTTGAGGCCGTAGCTGTTGACCAGGACCGCGCCGACGCCGATGGCGACCAGCGCCACGCCCGCCATGACCCGCACGATCGCGGTGCGCCCGCCGCCGAGCAGGCCGGTGCGGGCCCCGTCGACCCAGCGCCTGCGCTGCGCCTCGTCGGCCTCGCGCCACACCACGGCCGCGCCGACCAGGGAGACCGCGAGCGGCCCGGTGATCCAGCCGCTGAGCGGTCCGGACGTGAGCCCGGTGATCACGGCGGCGGCGATGCCCAGCGCGACCAGACCGAGCGCCTGCTGGCGCTCCCGGCCGCTCGGCGGCTGCTCCTCCTCGCCCGTGGGCCGCTGCGGCACGAGCAGCCACAGCAGGCCGTACGCGACGACCCCGATGAAGTTCAGCGCGGTCAGCATGGCGAACACGGCGCGCACCCAGAAGACGTCGACGCCCAGGTGCTCGGCCACGCCGCCCGCGACCCCCGCGACGACCCGGCCGGTGCGCCGCCTGCGCACGGGGTCGTGCGCCTTCTCCGGGGTGGTCTCCACCTGCGTGCTCACCCCCTGATCGTCACACGCGCGCGAGGCGGGGACATCAGGGTCCAACCCCGAGACGGGGATCAGGGTCGCTCCCGGATGTGCCGACCGGCGCTCGGGCAGCACCATTGGCGTCGTGAGCGGGAACGTGGGCGCGGCGGGTGTCGAGGAGACGCTGAAGGACTTCTGGGCCAGCAGGCCCAGGCGGCCCCAGGGCGGGCGGAAGGTCGCCGGGGTCGCCGCGGGCATCGCGGAGCGGTACCGGCTGGACCCGGTGATCGTCCGGGTCGCCCTCGTGGCGCTGGCGCTGTGCGACGGCGCGGGAGTGCTGGTCTACCTGGCCGGGTGGCTGCTGCTGGCGCAGGTGGGCGACGAGGTGTCGCCGCTGGAGGCGCTGGTCGGCCGGGGCCGCAGCTCGACGCCGACCCCGGTGACGGTGCTGCTGGGGCTGGCGGTGCTGCCCACGTCGGGGCTGCTGTTCAACGGCGGCTTCGCGCTGGTGTCGGGCCTGGCGCTGGCGCTGGGCTCGGTCTACCTGCTGCACAGCTCACGGGGCGCGGAGAACCGCCCGGTGCCGACGGCGCCGGTTCGCAGGGACTTGGGGGCCGCGCGAGCGGCGGGCAGTGACCAGGAGGTGGGTGTGGACGAGCGGGGAACGGCGGAACCGGTCAGGCCGCCCGCGTGGGACCCGCTGGGGGCGGCTCCTTTCGCGTGGGACCTGCCGGAGCCGGGGGCGGGGCGGGCGACCGCCGTGGCGGAGCGGCCCGAGGCGGCGGTCCCGCGCGGGCGCAGGCGTTCGCGGGTGGGGCCGCTGACGTTCGGCGCGATGATGGTGGTGCTGGCCGGGTCGATCGTGGCGGCCGAGCACGACCCGTGGTTCACCCCGCCGCACGTGCTGGGCCTGCTGGTGGGCGTGCTGGGGCTGGGGATGCTCGTCGGCGCGGTGACCGGGGGCGGCGGCAAGGGGCTGATGTGGCTGGCGGTGCCGCTGAGCGCGGTGGGCGTGCTCGCGTCGGCCGCGGGCTTCCAGGACTTCCGCGACTTCGACGGCCCGGCCGGGTCGATCACGGCGGCGCCGGTGTCGGCGGGCGAGCTGGAGCCGAGCTACGAGTTCGGCGCGGGCGAGGTGACCCTGGACCTGGTGGGCCTGCCCGAGGGCGAGACGGCGCGCACGACCGTGCGGCTGGGGGCGGGCACCATCAGGGTGAAGGTGCCCAGGAACGCGGACGTGGTGGCGACCTGCCACACCAACGTGGGCGTCGTGACGTGCCTGGACCAGGAGCGGCAGGGCAGGCAGCAGACGGTCACCGTGGACGAGAACGGCCCGGACGGGCCCGGTGGCCTCAGGGTGGAGCTGGACCTGCGGACGAGCTTGGGAGAGGTGGCGGTGACCCGTGGGTGAGCACGAGGTGCGCGAGCGCAGGCCGGGGATCGACGTGGTGAGCCTGGTCTTCGGCCTCACCGCCCTGATCGCCTCCGCCTACATGCTGGCGGACGACTCGGCGCTGTCGGGCCTGGACCTGCGCTGGCTGCTCGCGGGCGGCGCGCTGGTGATCGGCCTGGGGCTGCTGGGCGGCTCGGTCCGGAGGCGCCAGTAGACCGGGGGGGTCGGAGGGGCTCGGCCGGGTCGGGGGACGCGGCTGGGCGCACGGGGAAGCGAAGAGGGGCCGTCCGGTTCGGACGGCCCCTCTTCGCTGCTCCGGGGGAGGGGAGTCGCCTCACTCCCACTCGATGGTGCCCGGCGGCTTGCTCGTCACGTCGAGCACGACCCGGTTGACCTCGGCCACCTCGTTGGTGATGCGGGTGGACACCCGCTCCAGCACCTCGTAGGGCAGGCGGGTCCAGTCGGCGGTCATGGCGTCCTCGCTGGACACCGGCCGCAGCACGATCGGGTGACCGTAGGTGCGGCCGTCGCCCTGGACGCCGACGCTGCGCACGTCGGCCAGCAGCACGACCGGGCACTGCCAGATCGTCCGGTCCAGACCGGCCGCCGTCAGCTCCTCGCGGGCGATGGCGTCGGCCTTGCGCAGGATGTCGAGCCGCTCTGCGGTGACCTCGCCGATGATGCGGATGCCCAGGCCGGGGCCGGGGAACGGCTGGCGCTGCACGATCGTCTCCGGCAGGCCCAGCTCGGTCCCGACCTTGCGCACCTCGTCCTTGAACAGCGCGCGCAGCGGCTCGACCAGCTCGAACTGCAGGTCGTCCGGGAGGCCGCCGACGTTGTGGTGGCTCTTGATGTTCGCCGCGCCCGCGCCGCCTCCCGACTCGACCACGTCCGGGTAGAGCGTGCCCTGGACGAGGAAGCCGTAGTCGCCCTCGGCCTTGAGGTCGCGCTCGGCCTGCTCGAAGACCCGGATGAACTCCCGGCCGATGATCTTGCGCTTCTCCTCGGGGTCGGTCACGCCCGCGAGCGCGTCGAGGAACCGCTGCCGCGCGTCGACGGTGACCAGGTTGACCCCGGTGGAGGCCACGAAGTCGCGCTCCACCTGGGTGCGCTCGCCTGCGCGCAGCAGGCCGTGGTCGACGAACACGCAGGTCAGCCGGTCGCCGATGGCGCGCTGCACGAGCGCCGCGGCCACCGCCGAGTCCACGCCGCCGGACAGGCCGCAGATCGCGCGGCCCTCGCCGACCTGGGCGCGGATGCGCTCGACCTGCTCCTCCACGATGGACGCGGTGGTCCACTGCGGCCGGATGCCCGCGATCTCGTGCAGGAACCGGCGGAGCACCTCCTGGCCGTGCGGGGAGTGCCCGACCTCCGGGTGGTACTGGACGCCCGCGAAGCGCCGCTCGCGGTCCTCGAAGGCCGCCACGGGGGCGCCGTCGCTGGACGCGGTCACCGTGAAGCCCTCGGGGGCGCCGGTGACGCAGTCGCCGTGGCTCATCCACACCGGGTGGGCGCCGGGCAGGTCGTCGTGCAGGACGCCGCTCGTCGGGGGCAGGACCAGCTCGGTGCGGCCGTACTCGCGGGTCCCGGTGTGCTCGACGGTGCCGCCGAGGGCCCCCGCCATCGCCTGGAAGCCGTAGCAGATGCCGAACACCGGGACGCCCGCGTCGAACAGGGCGGGGTCCACCTGGGGCGCGCCGGGCTCGTACACGCTGGACGGGCCGCCGGACAGCACGATGGCCGCGGGGTCCTTCGCCAGCAGCTCGGCCACCGGGGTGGTGTGCGGGACGACCTCCGAGTACACCTGGGCCTCGCGGACCCGGCGTGCGATCAACTGCGCGTACTGCGCGCCGAAGTCCACCACCAGGACGGGGCGGTTGCTGCTGTCGGCCACTGGGCCAAGACCTCCTGCGACTGGTCGGGCTCGGTCTGCTTCGGGATGGGGAACCCACCGGGGAAAACCGCTTCGCCCTCGGGTTCGCGCAGGTGAAGGATGTCAGACGTGGAGGAGGAGCCGCTCACCGGAGGCGGGATGACGGCCGTGTCGCGGGTCGGGGCGACCGTGCGCCGGACCGCGGGGCCGTGGACGCCGACCGTGCACCGCCTGCTGGAACGCCTCGCGCCGCAAGGCATCTCGCCCGTGCCCCTGGGGTTCGACGAGCGCGGTCGCGAGGTGCTGTCCTACCTGGAGGGCGAGGTCGCGCACCCGCCGGTCCCCGAGCACCTGCGCGGGGACGACGTGCTGGTCGCGGTGGCGCGCCTGGTGCGGCGGCTGCACGACGCGTCGACCGGCCTGGTCGCCGAGCCAGGCTGGCGACGCCCCGCCCTGGAACCGGCCGAGGTGGTGTGCCACGGCGACCTCGCGCCGTACAACGTGGTGTTCCGGGACGGCGCCCCGGTCGGGGTGATCGACTTCGACTGGGCCAGGCCGGGCCCGCGCGCCTGGGACCTCGCCTACACCGCCTACACCCTGGCCCCGCTGTCACCCGAGTGGGGCGAGCCGGACGAGCAGTGGCGACGCGCCCTGCTGCTGTTCGAGTCGTACGGGATTCCCGCCACGGGCCTGGCCGACCTGGTGCTGGAGCGCCTGTCCGACATGGTCCGGATGATCCGCGAACTGCCCGAGTTCGGGAAGCAGCGCGCCGAGGGCCACGACCACCTCTACCTGGGCCACTCGGGCTACGTGCGGCGGCACTTTCAAGATCGTTAGCGCTCGGGGGCCCGCGCGGGCCTACGGTGGTGCCATGGAAGCGTTCACCCCGGAGCCGCGCCCCTGCTGGATCGCAGGCCGCCCAGAGCAGGGCGCAGAGACGCTGGCGGTCCTCCACCCCTTCGACGGCACCGAGGTGGCCACGGTCGCCGTGCCCGGCCCGGAGCAGGTCGAGCGCGCCGTCGCCGCAGCCGCCTCCGTCGCCAAGGACTTCC encodes:
- a CDS encoding response regulator, which encodes MTVRVFLVDDHALFRAGVRAELDSITDDVEVVGEAGSVGEAVAGIGRHRPDVVLLDVHMPDGGGAEVLRQVRKALPEVVFLALSVSDAAEDVIAVIRAGARGYVTKTISSQELVRAVVRVAEGDAVFSPRLAGFVLDAFADRPGAAPISDPELDLLTPRERDVLRLLARGYAYKEIASELFISVKTVETHVSSVLRKTQLSNRYELSRWASDRRLV
- the guaA gene encoding glutamine-hydrolyzing GMP synthase — protein: MADSSNRPVLVVDFGAQYAQLIARRVREAQVYSEVVPHTTPVAELLAKDPAAIVLSGGPSSVYEPGAPQVDPALFDAGVPVFGICYGFQAMAGALGGTVEHTGTREYGRTELVLPPTSGVLHDDLPGAHPVWMSHGDCVTGAPEGFTVTASSDGAPVAAFEDRERRFAGVQYHPEVGHSPHGQEVLRRFLHEIAGIRPQWTTASIVEEQVERIRAQVGEGRAICGLSGGVDSAVAAALVQRAIGDRLTCVFVDHGLLRAGERTQVERDFVASTGVNLVTVDARQRFLDALAGVTDPEEKRKIIGREFIRVFEQAERDLKAEGDYGFLVQGTLYPDVVESGGGAGAANIKSHHNVGGLPDDLQFELVEPLRALFKDEVRKVGTELGLPETIVQRQPFPGPGLGIRIIGEVTAERLDILRKADAIAREELTAAGLDRTIWQCPVVLLADVRSVGVQGDGRTYGHPIVLRPVSSEDAMTADWTRLPYEVLERVSTRITNEVAEVNRVVLDVTSKPPGTIEWE
- a CDS encoding ATP-binding protein, which codes for MVLPERRSAHPGATLIPVSGLDPDVPASRACDDQGVSTQVETTPEKAHDPVRRRRTGRVVAGVAGGVAEHLGVDVFWVRAVFAMLTALNFIGVVAYGLLWLLVPQRPTGEEEQPPSGRERQQALGLVALGIAAAVITGLTSGPLSGWITGPLAVSLVGAAVVWREADEAQRRRWVDGARTGLLGGGRTAIVRVMAGVALVAIGVGAVLVNSYGLNQLRFALLAVVATLCGVGVLTVPLWLKLINDLGEERRVRIRTEERAEIAAHLHDSVLQTLALIQKQAEQPREVRRLARGQERQLREWLYGKAGENGQPGTLAAAIAQACGEVEDAFALNVQQVVVGDCELDPNLLALVAAAREAVVNAGKHAGVAEVSVYCEVEPEQVAVFVRDRGKGFDPGGVPEDRHGLADSIRGRMERHGGETRLRTAPGEGTEVQLLMPRRTEART
- a CDS encoding phosphotransferase, producing the protein MSDVEEEPLTGGGMTAVSRVGATVRRTAGPWTPTVHRLLERLAPQGISPVPLGFDERGREVLSYLEGEVAHPPVPEHLRGDDVLVAVARLVRRLHDASTGLVAEPGWRRPALEPAEVVCHGDLAPYNVVFRDGAPVGVIDFDWARPGPRAWDLAYTAYTLAPLSPEWGEPDEQWRRALLLFESYGIPATGLADLVLERLSDMVRMIRELPEFGKQRAEGHDHLYLGHSGYVRRHFQDR
- a CDS encoding SsgA family sporulation/cell division regulator — its product is MSAESITTTTTFHLLVPGAAPAPVEAELHYEPEDPYAVAVLFHTGQGKVEWIFARDLLADGLLTPSGEGDILVRPASDDPERVLLELNAPTGFAILSAIAEHIAEFLDLTYDVVQPGEEDLWIDFDRELAKLVSTN
- a CDS encoding PspC domain-containing protein, with translation MSGNVGAAGVEETLKDFWASRPRRPQGGRKVAGVAAGIAERYRLDPVIVRVALVALALCDGAGVLVYLAGWLLLAQVGDEVSPLEALVGRGRSSTPTPVTVLLGLAVLPTSGLLFNGGFALVSGLALALGSVYLLHSSRGAENRPVPTAPVRRDLGAARAAGSDQEVGVDERGTAEPVRPPAWDPLGAAPFAWDLPEPGAGRATAVAERPEAAVPRGRRRSRVGPLTFGAMMVVLAGSIVAAEHDPWFTPPHVLGLLVGVLGLGMLVGAVTGGGGKGLMWLAVPLSAVGVLASAAGFQDFRDFDGPAGSITAAPVSAGELEPSYEFGAGEVTLDLVGLPEGETARTTVRLGAGTIRVKVPRNADVVATCHTNVGVVTCLDQERQGRQQTVTVDENGPDGPGGLRVELDLRTSLGEVAVTRG